In the Thauera sedimentorum genome, one interval contains:
- a CDS encoding hemerythrin domain-containing protein, with the protein MPAMEWSDKLELGLGKMDDTHREFVDFYNALQAAPPEAFIERLDAFIEHTVAHFDQENRWMEKVNFPGCHRAEHDRVLVVLRDVRERAAKGDTFLGRRLVEELPAWLDNHVNGMDAALAFHLQTIGFDVETESFRADAAGGCGEQGAGGCACATLSKDEAA; encoded by the coding sequence ATGCCTGCGATGGAATGGAGCGACAAGCTGGAACTCGGCCTGGGAAAGATGGACGACACGCACCGCGAGTTCGTCGACTTCTACAACGCCTTGCAGGCCGCGCCGCCGGAAGCTTTCATCGAACGGCTGGACGCCTTCATCGAACACACGGTGGCGCATTTCGACCAGGAGAACCGCTGGATGGAGAAGGTGAACTTCCCCGGTTGCCACCGCGCCGAGCACGACCGCGTGCTGGTCGTCCTGCGTGACGTGCGCGAACGCGCCGCAAAGGGCGACACCTTCCTCGGCCGGCGCCTGGTGGAAGAACTGCCCGCCTGGCTCGACAACCACGTCAATGGCATGGATGCCGCGCTTGCCTTCCATCTGCAGACCATCGGCTTCGACGTCGAGACCGAGAGCTTCCGGGCCGATGCGGCGGGCGGCTGCGGGGAGCAGGGCGCGGGTGGTTGCGCCTGCGCCACGCTCAGCAAGGACGAGGCCGCCTGA
- the petA gene encoding ubiquinol-cytochrome c reductase iron-sulfur subunit gives MSVDQKMDSGRRTLLLATSAAGGAACVATAVPFVASLTPSERAKAAGAPVEADVSKLAPGEMMTVEWRGKPVWILRRTPEMLASLEKTDGLVSDPESEKPMQPDYAKNKHRSINPEYLVAVGICTHLGCSPSEKLKSGTESGLGADWAGGFLCPCHGSLFDLAGRVYSSMPAPDNLEVPPHQYLADSLLLIGDDGKA, from the coding sequence ATGAGCGTTGATCAAAAGATGGACAGCGGCCGCCGCACCTTGCTGCTGGCGACGTCGGCCGCGGGCGGTGCCGCCTGCGTGGCGACGGCGGTGCCGTTTGTCGCCAGCCTGACGCCGTCCGAGCGTGCGAAGGCGGCAGGTGCGCCGGTCGAGGCCGACGTGAGCAAGCTCGCGCCGGGCGAGATGATGACGGTGGAGTGGCGTGGCAAGCCGGTGTGGATCCTGCGTCGCACCCCGGAAATGCTGGCGTCTCTGGAGAAGACCGACGGGCTGGTGTCCGATCCGGAATCCGAGAAGCCGATGCAGCCGGACTACGCCAAGAACAAGCACCGCTCGATCAATCCCGAGTATCTGGTGGCGGTCGGCATCTGCACCCACCTGGGCTGTTCGCCGTCCGAGAAGCTGAAGTCCGGCACCGAAAGCGGCCTGGGTGCCGACTGGGCCGGCGGCTTCCTGTGCCCGTGCCACGGTTCGCTGTTCGATCTGGCCGGCCGGGTCTACAGCAGCATGCCTGCGCCGGACAACCTCGAAGTCCCGCCGCACCAGTACCTGGCGGATTCCCTCCTCCTCATCGGCGACGACGGAAAGGCCTAA
- a CDS encoding cytochrome b — MTTKSQALLNWIDERFPLTSTWKAHLSEYYAPKNFNFWYFFGSLALLVLVIQILTGIFLVMHYKPDGTLNASGIPVAFASVEYIMREVPGGWLIRYLHSTGASAFFVVVYLHMFRGLLYGSYRKPRELIWIFGTLIFLVLMAEAFMGYLLPWGQMSYWGAQVIINLFSAIPLIGPDLSLVIRGDYVISDATLNRFFSFHVIAVPLVLIGLVAAHIIALHEVGSNNPDGVEIKKKKDANGIPLDGIPFHPYYTVKDIVGVVGFLFFFSAVVFFAPEGGGYFLEFNNFIPADPLKTPPHIAPVWYFTPFYSILRAVTYPLFGLDAKFWGVVAMGASVVIIAFLPWLDRSPVKSIRYKGPIFKIALVVFVICFFILGYLGVLAPTPGRTLVAQICSVLYFAFFLLMPWYSKIDKCKPEPERVNFK; from the coding sequence ATGACGACCAAATCTCAGGCTTTGCTGAACTGGATCGACGAGCGCTTCCCGCTCACGTCCACCTGGAAGGCGCACCTGTCCGAGTACTACGCGCCCAAGAACTTCAACTTCTGGTACTTCTTCGGCTCGCTGGCCCTGCTGGTGCTGGTGATCCAGATCCTCACCGGCATCTTCCTGGTGATGCACTACAAGCCGGACGGCACGCTGAACGCCTCGGGCATCCCGGTGGCCTTCGCCAGCGTGGAGTACATCATGCGCGAAGTGCCGGGTGGCTGGCTGATCCGCTACCTGCACTCCACCGGCGCCTCGGCCTTCTTCGTGGTGGTGTACCTGCACATGTTCCGCGGTCTGCTCTACGGCTCCTACCGCAAGCCGCGCGAGCTGATCTGGATCTTCGGCACGCTGATCTTCCTGGTGCTGATGGCCGAGGCCTTCATGGGCTATCTGCTGCCCTGGGGCCAGATGTCGTACTGGGGCGCGCAGGTGATCATCAACCTGTTCTCCGCGATCCCGCTGATCGGCCCGGACCTGTCGCTGGTCATCCGTGGTGACTACGTCATCTCCGATGCCACGCTGAACCGCTTCTTCTCCTTCCACGTCATCGCCGTGCCGCTGGTGCTGATCGGCCTGGTCGCCGCGCACATCATCGCGCTGCACGAAGTCGGCTCCAACAACCCGGACGGCGTCGAGATCAAGAAGAAGAAGGACGCCAACGGCATCCCGCTGGACGGCATCCCCTTCCATCCGTACTACACGGTGAAGGACATCGTCGGCGTGGTGGGCTTCCTGTTCTTCTTCAGCGCGGTGGTGTTCTTCGCGCCCGAAGGCGGCGGCTACTTCCTGGAGTTCAACAACTTCATCCCGGCAGATCCGCTGAAGACCCCGCCGCACATTGCGCCGGTGTGGTACTTCACGCCCTTCTACTCCATCCTGCGCGCGGTCACCTACCCGCTGTTCGGGCTGGACGCCAAGTTCTGGGGTGTGGTGGCCATGGGTGCCTCGGTGGTGATCATCGCCTTCCTGCCCTGGCTGGACCGCAGCCCGGTGAAGTCGATCCGCTACAAGGGCCCGATCTTCAAGATTGCGCTGGTCGTCTTCGTGATCTGCTTCTTCATCCTGGGTTACCTCGGCGTGCTCGCACCGACCCCGGGCCGCACCCTGGTGGCGCAGATCTGCTCGGTGTTGTACTTCGCGTTCTTCCTCCTGATGCCGTGGTACAGCAAGATCGACAAGTGCAAACCCGAACCGGAAAGGGTGAATTTCAAATGA
- a CDS encoding cytochrome c1 gives MKMRVINLIKRAAAVLLFAPSLALAAGAVLHLDRAPVSKDPAALQHGAKLFVNYCLNCHSASFMRYNQLENIGLSEQLIRDNLMFTGERVGDLMKIAMRPADSKVWFGAAPPDLTLIARQRASEFGSGADWLYTYLRQFYRDEARPTGWNNVVFENVGMPHALWELQGEQVAKVTENADGSKHVELSLAKPGKMSVEEYDSAVADLVSFLVWMGEPVAEKRKLIGTYVLLFLVGLFVLSYALKKNYWKDIH, from the coding sequence ATGAAGATGCGAGTAATCAACCTGATCAAGCGCGCCGCGGCCGTGCTGCTGTTCGCGCCTTCGCTGGCGCTGGCCGCGGGGGCGGTGCTGCACCTGGATCGCGCCCCGGTGAGCAAGGATCCGGCTGCGTTGCAGCACGGCGCCAAGCTGTTCGTGAACTACTGTCTGAACTGCCACAGCGCCAGCTTCATGCGCTACAACCAGCTGGAGAACATCGGCCTGTCGGAGCAGCTGATCCGCGACAACCTGATGTTCACCGGCGAACGCGTCGGCGACCTGATGAAGATCGCCATGCGTCCGGCCGACTCCAAGGTGTGGTTCGGCGCCGCGCCCCCGGATCTCACCCTGATCGCGCGTCAGCGTGCCTCCGAGTTCGGCAGCGGTGCCGACTGGCTGTACACCTACCTGCGCCAGTTCTATCGCGACGAGGCCCGTCCGACCGGCTGGAACAACGTGGTGTTCGAGAACGTCGGCATGCCGCACGCGCTGTGGGAACTGCAGGGCGAGCAGGTGGCCAAGGTCACCGAGAACGCCGACGGTTCCAAGCACGTCGAGCTGTCGCTGGCCAAGCCGGGCAAGATGAGCGTGGAAGAGTACGACAGCGCGGTGGCCGATCTGGTCTCCTTCCTGGTGTGGATGGGCGAGCCGGTGGCCGAGAAGCGCAAGCTGATCGGTACCTACGTGCTGCTCTTCCTGGTAGGCCTGTTCGTGCTGAGCTACGCGCTCAAGAAGAACTACTGGAAGGATATTCATTGA
- a CDS encoding ClpXP protease specificity-enhancing factor, with protein sequence MTTVSTKPYLIRAIHEWCVDQGFTPYLAAVVDRNTLVPPGAARDGQIVLNVGYDATHELSIGNELITFQARFGGVAHSLAIPVGNVVAIYARENGQGMAFEVEGGAAGDEDDGAEEAAAPEAGSAEETPDGDSAGAAGSRPAGGRGSHLKIVK encoded by the coding sequence ATGACGACCGTATCCACCAAACCCTACCTGATCCGTGCGATTCACGAATGGTGTGTCGATCAGGGCTTCACGCCCTATCTGGCCGCGGTCGTCGACCGCAACACCCTGGTGCCGCCGGGGGCAGCGCGCGACGGGCAGATCGTGCTCAACGTCGGCTACGACGCCACCCATGAGCTGTCGATCGGCAACGAGTTGATCACCTTCCAGGCCCGCTTCGGCGGCGTCGCCCATTCGCTGGCGATTCCGGTCGGCAACGTCGTCGCCATCTACGCGCGCGAGAACGGCCAGGGCATGGCCTTCGAGGTGGAGGGCGGGGCAGCCGGGGATGAGGATGACGGTGCCGAAGAGGCGGCAGCGCCCGAGGCTGGCTCCGCGGAAGAGACGCCCGATGGCGACTCAGCGGGTGCCGCTGGCAGCAGGCCTGCCGGCGGGCGCGGGAGCCACCTCAAGATCGTCAAGTAG
- a CDS encoding D-amino acid dehydrogenase, giving the protein MHVLVLGAGITGVTTAWYLRRAGFDVSVIDRQPAAGLETSYANGGQISVSHPEPWANPSAPLIALRWLGRSDAPLRFRPSRDPAQWRWALAFLRECLPGRTRRNTEAIASLAVYSAAQLRSLREELGLGYEFLGRGILHLFFSQREFRDAGERVEILARHGIRARLCGRGEMLAIEPALAAVADRIAGGIHAPDDESGDAFRFTQALAARCEEAGVHFYYGTRIRRLLHTGGLIDAVEVEDAAGHTGQLSAGAYVVCLGSYSPALVAPLGERLPIYPVKGYSITAPVADPARAPMVSLTDESARIVCSRLGDRLRVAGTAELNGFDTTPDPLRGQGILRWLEDRLPGAIDPAKAQLWAGLRPATPGNTPLIGKGGGVNLWYNTGHGTLGWTLACGSAAALATLMGGGRPDPRFPFLGRA; this is encoded by the coding sequence ATGCATGTCCTGGTTCTCGGCGCCGGCATCACCGGCGTCACCACCGCCTGGTATCTGCGCCGCGCGGGTTTCGACGTCAGCGTGATCGACCGCCAGCCGGCGGCCGGCCTGGAAACCAGCTACGCCAACGGCGGGCAGATCTCGGTGAGTCACCCGGAGCCGTGGGCCAATCCGTCCGCGCCGCTGATCGCCCTGCGCTGGCTGGGGCGCAGCGACGCCCCGCTGCGCTTCCGCCCCAGCCGCGACCCGGCGCAGTGGCGCTGGGCGCTGGCCTTCCTGCGCGAATGCCTGCCGGGGCGCACCCGGCGCAATACCGAGGCGATCGCCAGTCTGGCGGTATACAGCGCCGCGCAGTTGCGCAGCCTGCGCGAGGAACTCGGGCTGGGTTATGAGTTTCTCGGCCGCGGCATCCTCCACCTGTTTTTCAGCCAACGCGAGTTCCGCGACGCCGGCGAACGGGTGGAGATACTCGCCCGCCACGGCATCCGCGCCCGGCTGTGCGGCCGCGGCGAGATGCTCGCCATCGAGCCCGCACTGGCCGCGGTCGCCGACCGGATCGCCGGCGGCATCCATGCCCCGGACGACGAATCGGGCGACGCCTTCCGCTTCACCCAGGCGCTGGCCGCCCGGTGCGAGGAGGCGGGCGTTCATTTCTACTACGGCACCCGCATCCGCCGCCTGCTGCATACCGGCGGGCTGATCGACGCGGTGGAGGTTGAGGACGCCGCGGGACACACCGGCCAGCTGAGCGCCGGCGCCTACGTGGTCTGCCTGGGCAGCTACAGCCCCGCGCTGGTGGCGCCGCTGGGCGAACGCCTGCCGATCTACCCGGTCAAGGGCTACTCGATCACCGCGCCGGTGGCCGACCCGGCGCGCGCGCCCATGGTCAGCCTCACCGACGAGTCCGCGCGCATCGTCTGCTCGCGCCTTGGCGACCGCCTGCGGGTCGCCGGTACGGCCGAGCTCAACGGCTTCGACACCACCCCCGACCCGCTGCGCGGCCAGGGCATCCTGCGCTGGCTGGAAGACCGCCTGCCGGGCGCCATCGACCCGGCCAAGGCCCAGCTGTGGGCCGGACTGCGCCCCGCCACGCCGGGCAACACCCCGCTCATCGGCAAGGGTGGCGGCGTCAACCTCTGGTACAACACCGGCCATGGCACGCTGGGCTGGACGCTGGCCTGCGGTTCCGCGGCGGCACTGGCAACGCTGATGGGTGGCGGCCGCCCGGACCCGCGCTTCCCCTTTCTCGGGCGCGCGTGA
- a CDS encoding glycosyltransferase, producing MHILMISDVFFPRINGVSTSIETFRHALATEGVRSTLIAPAYPGAAPDDDPDILRIPSRYLPMDPEDRLMRRGAIRALLPELRGRGIDLVHVHTPFAAHYAGLEIARALGVPCVATYHTFFEEYLFHYVPVLPRPWLRSAARRFSRSQCNELDAVIVPSTAMADILRGYGVTRPLHVLPTGLPARQFVGGDGCFFRSRYGIDKDRRLLLFVGRVAHEKNIDFLIDVIEHLKHSQPKALLLITGEGPALASLTAAVQQRALSEHVRFLGYLDRNSELHDCYRAADLFVFASRTETQGLVLLEAMALGTPVVALAELGTRDILGRQLGCRIAPADAKAFSAIVADLLDDPPRLKALAVEAHRYARTWAAEEMARKLALLYRGWAHPAQRLLDDLEVAPAPAGRPAASGTR from the coding sequence ATGCATATCCTGATGATCTCGGACGTGTTCTTTCCCCGCATCAACGGGGTCAGCACATCCATCGAAACCTTCCGCCACGCCCTCGCCACCGAGGGCGTGCGCAGCACCCTGATCGCCCCCGCCTATCCGGGCGCCGCGCCCGACGACGATCCGGACATCCTGCGCATACCTTCGCGCTACCTGCCTATGGACCCCGAAGACCGGCTGATGCGCCGCGGCGCGATCCGCGCGCTGCTGCCTGAATTGCGCGGCCGCGGCATCGACCTGGTCCATGTCCACACGCCCTTCGCCGCCCACTATGCCGGGCTGGAGATCGCGCGCGCCCTGGGCGTGCCCTGCGTGGCGACCTATCACACCTTCTTCGAGGAATACCTCTTCCACTACGTCCCCGTGCTGCCCCGGCCGTGGCTGCGCAGCGCGGCGCGCCGTTTCTCGCGCAGCCAGTGCAACGAACTCGACGCGGTGATCGTGCCTTCCACCGCAATGGCCGACATCCTGCGCGGATACGGCGTCACCCGACCGCTGCACGTCCTGCCGACCGGGCTGCCGGCCCGGCAGTTCGTCGGCGGCGACGGCTGCTTTTTCCGCAGCCGCTACGGCATCGACAAGGATCGCCGTCTGCTGCTCTTCGTCGGCCGGGTGGCGCACGAGAAGAACATCGATTTCCTCATCGACGTGATCGAACACCTCAAGCACAGCCAGCCCAAGGCCTTGCTGCTGATCACCGGCGAAGGGCCGGCCCTGGCATCGCTGACCGCGGCGGTCCAGCAGCGCGCGCTGAGCGAACACGTGCGCTTCCTCGGCTACCTCGACCGCAACAGCGAACTGCACGATTGCTACCGCGCCGCCGATCTCTTCGTGTTCGCCTCGCGCACCGAGACCCAGGGCCTGGTGCTGCTGGAGGCCATGGCGCTCGGCACCCCGGTGGTCGCACTGGCCGAACTGGGCACCCGCGACATCCTCGGCCGTCAGCTCGGCTGCCGGATCGCGCCGGCCGATGCCAAGGCGTTCTCCGCCATCGTCGCGGACCTGCTGGACGACCCACCGCGCCTGAAGGCGCTCGCGGTCGAAGCCCACCGCTACGCCCGGACCTGGGCGGCCGAGGAAATGGCGCGCAAGCTCGCGCTGCTATACCGCGGCTGGGCGCACCCCGCCCAGCGCCTACTTGACGATCTTGAGGTGGCTCCCGCGCCCGCCGGCAGGCCTGCTGCCAGCGGCACCCGCTGA
- a CDS encoding glycine zipper 2TM domain-containing protein — protein MTHHRQEETTMRTRSLFASRSASQGILVGMLAALLSLPTPVQADPPAHAPAHGWRKKHDPYYLGYTGRQWSRDYGILGGRCDRETVGAVLGGVLGGAVGSQVGDGSGRQIAILVGTAIGAVLGAEVARSLGDPDRACIGHALELLPAGRQVRWDAPDGLRYQLIAGKDAGKAPCREFTLMTEGTHKSSTRGRGCRRADGSWEIVGL, from the coding sequence ATGACTCACCATCGTCAGGAGGAAACCACGATGCGCACTCGCAGCCTTTTCGCATCCAGATCGGCCAGCCAAGGCATTCTGGTGGGCATGCTGGCCGCCCTGCTCAGCTTGCCCACACCAGTGCAGGCGGACCCTCCTGCGCACGCACCTGCCCACGGTTGGCGCAAGAAGCACGACCCCTACTACCTCGGCTACACCGGACGGCAATGGTCGCGCGACTACGGTATCCTGGGAGGGCGCTGCGATCGTGAGACGGTTGGTGCGGTACTGGGCGGCGTGCTTGGCGGAGCAGTCGGCAGCCAGGTCGGCGACGGCAGTGGCCGGCAGATTGCCATTCTGGTCGGCACCGCCATCGGCGCGGTGCTCGGGGCGGAAGTCGCACGCAGCCTGGGTGACCCGGACCGCGCCTGCATCGGCCACGCGCTGGAGTTGCTGCCCGCCGGCCGCCAGGTACGGTGGGACGCACCCGACGGGCTACGCTATCAACTGATCGCCGGCAAGGATGCCGGCAAGGCGCCGTGCCGCGAGTTCACCCTGATGACCGAGGGGACGCACAAGAGCAGCACGCGCGGACGCGGCTGTCGGCGAGCGGACGGCAGTTGGGAGATCGTTGGTCTATAG
- a CDS encoding YbaB/EbfC family nucleoid-associated protein translates to MMKGGIAGLMKQAQQMQENMKKMQDQLATVEVEGQAGAGMVKVVMTCKHDVRRVSIDDSVMDDKEMLEDLVAAALNDAVRKVETTTQEKMAGFTSGLNLPPGMKLPF, encoded by the coding sequence ATGATGAAAGGCGGTATTGCCGGCCTGATGAAGCAGGCCCAGCAGATGCAGGAAAACATGAAGAAGATGCAGGACCAGCTCGCCACGGTCGAGGTCGAGGGCCAGGCCGGTGCCGGAATGGTCAAGGTCGTCATGACCTGCAAGCACGACGTGCGCCGGGTGTCCATCGACGACTCGGTGATGGACGACAAGGAGATGCTCGAAGACCTGGTGGCCGCCGCGCTCAACGATGCAGTGCGCAAGGTCGAGACCACCACCCAGGAAAAGATGGCCGGCTTCACCTCCGGGCTGAACCTGCCGCCGGGCATGAAGCTGCCGTTCTGA
- a CDS encoding glutathione S-transferase N-terminal domain-containing protein: MMNLYSGTTDPFSHRCRIVLFEKGMDFEVIDVDLYNKPEDIAVINPYNRVPVLVDRDLVLYESNIINEYIDERFPHPQLMPPDPIMRARARQLLHTFELELFSHIDALEKNQKGVDKNRAHVRDQLVQLAPIFTKQKFMLGDEFSMLDVAIAPLLWRLEHYNIELPKAAAPLMKYAERIFSRQGFIDALTPSEKVMRR; encoded by the coding sequence ATGATGAACCTGTATTCCGGCACCACCGATCCGTTCAGTCACCGTTGCCGGATCGTGCTCTTCGAGAAGGGCATGGACTTCGAGGTGATCGACGTCGATCTGTACAACAAGCCCGAGGACATCGCCGTCATCAACCCGTACAACCGCGTCCCGGTCCTGGTGGACCGCGACCTGGTGCTGTACGAGTCGAACATCATCAACGAGTACATCGACGAGCGCTTTCCGCACCCGCAGCTGATGCCGCCCGACCCGATCATGCGTGCGCGCGCCCGCCAGTTGCTGCACACCTTCGAACTGGAACTGTTCTCGCACATCGATGCGCTGGAGAAGAACCAGAAGGGTGTGGACAAGAATCGCGCGCATGTGCGCGACCAGCTGGTGCAACTGGCGCCGATCTTCACCAAGCAGAAGTTCATGCTGGGCGACGAGTTCTCCATGCTGGACGTGGCGATCGCGCCGCTGCTGTGGCGTCTCGAGCACTACAACATCGAGCTGCCCAAGGCCGCCGCGCCGCTGATGAAGTACGCCGAGCGCATCTTCAGCCGCCAGGGCTTCATCGACGCGCTGACGCCGTCCGAGAAGGTCATGCGCCGCTGA
- the recR gene encoding recombination mediator RecR, whose amino-acid sequence MSPSSLDELIDALRCLPGVGPKSAQRMAYHLLQRDQRGATRLAQAMAHALEVLRHCERCNNFSETDVCQRCANPQRDRSQLCVVEMPADLAMMEQTHAYNGLYYVLMGRLSPLDGIGPRELGLDKLIARATDGEVAEVILATNFTNEGEATAHTVAELLRARGLAVSRLSRGVPVGGELEHTDTGTIAQALVERRSL is encoded by the coding sequence ATGTCCCCCTCCTCGCTAGATGAACTCATCGACGCGCTGCGCTGCCTGCCCGGGGTAGGCCCCAAGTCCGCCCAGCGCATGGCCTACCACCTGCTGCAGCGCGACCAGCGCGGGGCGACGCGCCTGGCGCAGGCGATGGCGCACGCGCTCGAGGTGCTGCGCCACTGCGAGCGCTGCAACAATTTCTCCGAGACCGACGTCTGCCAACGCTGCGCCAACCCGCAGCGCGACCGCAGCCAGCTGTGCGTGGTGGAGATGCCGGCCGACCTGGCGATGATGGAGCAGACCCACGCCTACAACGGCCTGTACTACGTGCTGATGGGGCGGCTGTCGCCGCTCGACGGCATCGGTCCGCGCGAGCTCGGGCTGGACAAGCTGATCGCGCGCGCCACCGACGGCGAGGTCGCCGAAGTCATCCTGGCCACCAACTTCACCAACGAGGGCGAAGCCACCGCCCACACCGTGGCCGAGCTGCTGCGCGCCCGCGGTCTGGCGGTGAGCCGCCTGTCGCGCGGGGTGCCGGTGGGTGGGGAACTGGAACACACCGACACCGGCACCATCGCCCAGGCCCTGGTCGAACGCCGCAGCCTCTGA
- a CDS encoding class 1 fructose-bisphosphatase, whose amino-acid sequence MRRVTLTQFLIEQQRAGRISADLRLLIEVVARAVKAISVNVSKGALAGVLGEAGTDNVQGEAQKKLDVIANEILLQANEWGGHLAAMASEEVEEVHQIPFDYPKGGYLLLFDPLDGSSNIDVNISVGTIFSVLRSPAEDNEPTEQNFLQPGREQVAAGYALYGPSTMLVLTVGKGVHGFTLDREMGSFVYTHPYMTVPVDTGEFAINASNARFWEPPVQRYVSELQQGKEGPRGRDFNMRWVASMVADVHRILTRGGIFMYPMDEKCRAKGGKLRLMYEANPMAMIIEQAGGAASTGRERILDVQPEKLHQRVPVILGSLNEVERVAAYHREE is encoded by the coding sequence ATGCGTCGTGTCACTCTGACCCAGTTTCTCATCGAACAGCAGCGCGCCGGGCGCATCTCCGCCGACCTGCGCCTGTTGATCGAAGTGGTGGCCCGCGCGGTGAAGGCCATCTCGGTCAACGTCTCCAAGGGTGCGCTGGCCGGCGTGCTCGGCGAGGCCGGGACCGACAACGTGCAGGGCGAGGCGCAGAAAAAGCTCGACGTGATCGCCAACGAGATCCTGCTGCAGGCCAACGAGTGGGGCGGGCACCTGGCGGCGATGGCCTCCGAGGAGGTCGAGGAGGTGCACCAGATCCCCTTCGACTACCCCAAGGGCGGCTACCTGCTGCTGTTCGATCCGCTCGACGGCTCGTCCAACATCGACGTGAACATCTCGGTGGGTACCATCTTCTCGGTGCTGCGTTCGCCCGCCGAGGACAACGAGCCGACCGAACAGAACTTCCTGCAGCCCGGTCGCGAACAGGTCGCTGCGGGTTATGCGCTGTACGGCCCGTCCACCATGCTGGTGCTCACCGTCGGCAAGGGCGTGCACGGCTTCACCCTGGACCGCGAGATGGGCAGCTTCGTCTACACCCATCCCTACATGACCGTGCCGGTCGATACCGGCGAGTTCGCCATCAATGCCTCCAACGCGCGCTTCTGGGAGCCCCCGGTGCAGCGCTACGTCAGCGAGTTGCAGCAGGGCAAGGAAGGCCCGCGCGGGCGCGACTTCAACATGCGCTGGGTGGCCTCGATGGTGGCCGACGTGCACCGCATCCTCACCCGCGGCGGCATCTTCATGTACCCGATGGACGAGAAGTGCAGGGCCAAGGGCGGCAAGCTGCGGCTGATGTACGAGGCCAACCCGATGGCGATGATCATCGAGCAGGCGGGCGGCGCCGCGAGCACCGGCCGCGAGCGCATCCTCGACGTGCAGCCCGAGAAGCTGCATCAGCGCGTGCCGGTGATCCTCGGTTCGCTCAACGAGGTCGAACGGGTTGCCGCCTACCACCGCGAGGAATGA